The sequence CCGGAAATTTCCTTACCCACGTCATAGCGTTCGGCAACTGTTTCCCAAGGATCCACCTGGGTCTGTTTGATACCCAAAGAAAATCTTTCATTGGCCTTGTCAATATCAAGAACAACTGCCTGAATGGTATCGTTTTTCTTGTAAATTTCGGAAGGATGCTTGATCCGTTTGGTCCAGGAAATATCGGAGATGTGAACCAGACCGTCGATGTCGTCATCAATACCGATAAAAAGACCAAATTCGGTAATATTCTTGATTTTTCCTTCAATGATGGTACCCACGGGATATTTCTGGGAAATAACTTCCCAGGGATTCTCGACGGTCTGTTTGATGCCAAGAGAAATCCTGCGGTTTTCAGGTTTAAGATCCAGAACAACAGCCTCAACCTGTTCGCCCACGGCAACCATCTGGGACGGATGACGGATTTTGCGGGTCCAGGACATTTCAGAAACATGGATCAGACCTTCAACACCCTCTTCAAGCTCAATGAATGCCCCGTAATCAGTCAGGCTGACCACCCGGCCTTCAATCTTGGAACCTGTGGGATATTTCTCAGCAGCCGTTGTCCAGGGGTCTGGTGTCAGCTGTTTCATGCCTAATGATACCCGCTCCTTCTCAAAATCAAAGGAGAGAATTTTCACCTTGATCTGATCGCCAACGGAGAACAATTCAGAGGGGTGTTTAACCCGTCCCCAGGAAATATCGGTAATATGAAGAAGTCCGTCAACACCACCAAGATCGACAAAGACACCGTACTCGGTAATATTTTTAACAATACCTTCCATGACTTTGTCATTTTCAATGGCAGACAGGGTGGCACTGCGCATTTTCTCTCTTTCGGTTTCAAGCAGTACCCGGCGTGACAGAACAATATTATTTCTTTTCTTGTTGTACTTGAGAATCTTAAAGGTATACGTCTGACCAACCATTTCATCCATGTTGCGGATGGGCCGCAGATCAGCTTGGGAACCTGGTAAAAAGGCCTGCAGTCCGATATCAACGGAGAAACCGCCTTTAACCCGACTGGTGATGACACCTTCAATGGTACCGTCTTCGTCGTAGATGTCCTTGATGGCATCCCATACTTTAACCTTTTTGGCTTTGTCACGGGACAGAAGAACAGTTTCTTCCTCCTCATCCCAGACTTCAATCATTACCTCAAATTCGTCGCCGACGTTGACACTGACATTGCCGTCCTCACCAATGAATTCATGAATTGAGATCTGTCCCTCAGATTTGTATCCCACATCCACAAGGACCGTTTCCCTGCCGACGGAGATCACTGTTCCGGTGACAACCTGTCCCTCTTCAAATTTACTAAGGCTGGAATCATAGATATCCAGCAGTTCTTCCATGGTCTCTTCTCCGGTGAGTTCGATTTCGGACTCTTTTACCTCATTTTGGGTCTCTAATACTTGATTCATGTTTTGGTTTTCGTTTTCTTCAGCAATGTTGTTCATTAATGTTTATCCCCCCTAATCGATGATGTTACCCGCCTTTGAATCATAAGGAAAAGATCACGAAGGCGGGTACAATTGGATCTTATACCAACGAAAAAAGGAAAAATCAAGAAATTCCGGAACTTTTTAAACAGTCATGATAATGCTTTTCATTTTTTCCACCACCTGGGAAACATCTAATAGGGTGGCATCTATAAGGACAGCATCCGGGGCCTGTTTTAACGGGGAAGCAGCACGTTGGGTATCATCCTTATCCCGTTTAACCATATCTTCGAGAACTTTTTCAAATGAAATCCCGGAGGCGTTTGATTCCTCAAATCGCCTTCTGGCACGCACTTTAACATCAGCGGTCAAAAAAAACTTATACGAAGCATTGGGAAAAACAGCCGTGCCCATGTCCCGGCCTTCAAACACAGCATCCCTTTCCCCGGCAATGGATCTTTGAATACCCAGCAATGCCTTTCGCACCTGGGGAACGGCCGAAGTAGCCGAGGCCAGCATACTGATTTCATTGGTTCGGATATATGCACTGATATCCCGGCCTGATGATGTCAGCGCAGGCTCCCGGCCTTCCATGACAAAATCAAGATCAAGACAGGCAAGAAATTGTTCAAGCAGGGCACTGTCTTCCCAGTTGATCTGCCGGCGCTTAATTTCAAATGCAACAGCTCTGTACAACGCACCGGTATCCACATAAACACAGCCAAGTTCCCTTGCAAGAGCTTTTGAAACAGTTGTTTTGCCGGCACCGGCCGGTCCGTCTATAGTAATAATGCGCCTGTCCATTGTTTTAGTTACCTGCAACACTGATAAGCGCATCCACGCAGGTTTGATTTTCCTGTTCCGTGCCGGCATTGATGCGAAGAAAGGTGTCATATCCATAGGATGCCATAGAACGCACCACCACACCTTTTCGAAGTAGTTTCTCACAGATGTCGCGGGAACTGGTCTTTACATCCACCATGATAAAATTGGCCTGGGTGGGCAGTACCTCAAAACCGGCTTCCGTAAATTTGTGGGTTAAAAAATCAATACCCTGGTGGGTGCCGGAAATGGTTTTGGACAAAAATTCGGTATCTTCCAGGGCAGCCTGGGCGGCAACCTGGGCAAGGGAGTTCACATTAAAGGGCTGACGTATCCGGTTTAAAATTTCAGCGACAGATTTATCCATCACCCCGTAACCGATACGGAAACCGGCAAGGCCGTATGCTTTGGAAAACGTTCTTAAGGTTACAATTCTTGGATCCGTCAACGGCGCATCCAAGGAATTATAAACCGAATCGTCGCGAACAAACTCAATATAAGCTTCATCCACGATAATCAGCACATTGTCCGGCAGTTGATCTGCAAATCGTAAAAATTCATTTTTGGTAATCGCAGCCCCGGTGGGATTGAAGGGATTGGTCACAAACACCATTTTTGTTTGAGGCGTAACAGCCTTGACAAGCCCGTCAAGATTGGTGGAAAAATCCTTTAGGGGCACCATAACCGGAACGCCTTTTGCGGTTTTTACACTGATCTCATACATTAGAAAGGAAGGCAGCGGCATCACTGCCTCCTGCCCGGGATCCAGAAATCCATGGGCAAGCAGGGCAATGATATCATCGGAACCGTTTCCAATGACCAGATTTTCCATATGGACATGGTATTTTTCAGCAAGTTTTTGACATAATATAAAAGGGACCGGCTCAGGATACCGGTGCATCCCGGATAATTTCGACAAAACAGCGTCAGCCACTTTGGGAGAACACCCAAAAGGGTTTTCATTGGAAGCAAGCTTTACCGCATTGGTAATACCATACTCACGCTCTACTTCACTTAATGGTTTGCCTGCCTCGTAGGGTTTTATAGTTTTTACGGACTCACTGATTGAAAATACCATGAAAAATGTGCTCCATTGATTTGCGGTTTGGATAAGGCCATATTAATTAGTTAGGATTTGAATTTTTGTCAATACCTGTGATAGGGGTTGCAGAGTAATCCTTATCTTAAAATTTGAGGACAAAAATATCCATGACCAAAAATTTACCACGGGTTAAAACCGGACTGGACACCCTTTGCGACAATCTGCCTGGATGTTTAAAGGGCAAACGGTTGGGTCTTCTGGCAAATCCAGCCTCGATAACAAATCAATTTGCACATGCAAAAAACGTTATAGCGCAACTCTTTCCCGGACAAATTTGTGCGCTGTTCTCACCCCAACACGGTTTTTTTGCCGAAAAACAAGACAACATGATTGAATCGGGGCATTTCAAGGACCCGGATCTGAAGATACCGGTATTCAGCTTATACAGTGAAACAAGGATTCCCACTGCCGATATGTTTGCCCCCATAGATACCCTGGTCATAGATATCCAGGATGTAGGGACCCGTGTGTATACCTTTATATATACGATCTCGTATTGCCTTGAAATGGCGGCAGAACTTGGCAAATCTGTGGTGATTCTCGACCGGCCCAATCCCGTTGGCGGCATACAGGTTGAGGGCAATATTCTTGAAAAGGAGTGTGCCTCATTTGTTGGGCGTTACCCCATCCCCATGCGCCATGGCATGACCGTAGGCGAAATTACCGCTTATATAAATACAACCCAAAAAATCGATTGTGATCTTACCGTGATTCCCATGCAGGGATGGACCAGGGATATGTACTGGCAGGATACCGGATTGGTCTGGATTCCACCATCCCCGAATCTGCCCACCCCGCTTTCAGCCATGGTATATCCCGGCCAGGTTATCTTCGAAGGGACCAATCTGTCGGAAGGACGGGGGACCACCCTGCCCTTTGAACAATTCGGCGCACCCTATATTGATACTTATACATTAAAACAACGTGTGGAAAACCGCCTTAAAGGCATTGTAATGCGGCCGGTCTGCTTCCAGCCCACATCTGGAAAATGGCAAAACCAGACATGCAAAGGTGTTCAAATCCACGTCATGGACACAGATGAATATAAACCTTATTTGTATTCCCTGATTCTGTTACAGGAAATCATGAGGGCGCATCCAGACGGATTTCAGTTCAAGGCGCCGCCCTATGAATATGAATTTGAGCGCCTGCCCATGGACCTGATCTTAGGAAGCCGGAAGTTGCGCAAAAACCTTGAAGAGATGAATGATCCCCTTGAATTGGAAAAGGCCTGGCAGGGACCTTTGCAGAAGTTTAAGCAGGAGTCACAAGCCTTTTATATATATGATGTTTGAACGATAAGTCACCCATCTGCGGCGTTGCAAATTTTTATAGGCCTTGCATCTGGGCAACTTATCGCCCAGACACGGGTCTCTGATCAGAGACTATATAATATAAAAAAGGGCTGTGATATTCTATCACGGCCCTTTTTATAGCTATACTATGGACTGATAAATCCGAAAAAGAGGAATTCTTTGGCGCTTTTCCTGCTACCGGTTCTTTTTCGAGTTCAGCAAATGGGTAAGCTTAGGTCTTATCTTAATCTGCAGAAGAATCAACGCCTTCGTCATTTTTCCAAGAGTCTTTCAATTCGTCAAACCCAAGGTAGAGCGCAAAACCGCCGCCTATTAGAAGAATAACAGGGACACATCCGGTAATAATTTGCACAAACTCCGAAAACCATACAGCCATACCAATAACCCCGAGAAGAACTGCAATAGCTCCGCCAATTAACGTTTTCATAGATTATCCTCCTTAAATTCCCGTCTAAACATTTGATACGTATAATACGTGATTCATACCCAAAAATAATGTAACTGCTTATATGCTTATTTCAATTTCAAATAGATGAGGAAAAATATCACAGGCCCCTAATTTTATCAAGGCGTTTTTACCCTTGTTAAAAGACCTGAAAAAATATATTTAATTCAGTACGTTGTCGGCAAAACACACATTTTTATTAATCATTTTATATGAAAGTCAAAATAAATTATTAAACCACTTGGATATTTCGTTGTGGATTAAGCCTCGATATTGATACTCGATCAGCAAATTTTAGGGAATTTATTCAAGTTCAAGACGGAAAGAACTTTTAACCGTATGAATATCAATCATATTTTGAGGTTTTAAAATTATTTCCAACGCCGACGTTTGGCAAACTAACAAAAACTTGATGATTGCGTGATAAATTATCATATTGCCTTGTATACCAAGCTCTGGTATTGAATTAACCGAAAAAAGCGTTCCTGCCACGACTGACCCTTCAAACTTCGAAG comes from uncultured Desulfobacter sp. and encodes:
- a CDS encoding 30S ribosomal protein S1; amino-acid sequence: MNNIAEENENQNMNQVLETQNEVKESEIELTGEETMEELLDIYDSSLSKFEEGQVVTGTVISVGRETVLVDVGYKSEGQISIHEFIGEDGNVSVNVGDEFEVMIEVWDEEEETVLLSRDKAKKVKVWDAIKDIYDEDGTIEGVITSRVKGGFSVDIGLQAFLPGSQADLRPIRNMDEMVGQTYTFKILKYNKKRNNIVLSRRVLLETEREKMRSATLSAIENDKVMEGIVKNITEYGVFVDLGGVDGLLHITDISWGRVKHPSELFSVGDQIKVKILSFDFEKERVSLGMKQLTPDPWTTAAEKYPTGSKIEGRVVSLTDYGAFIELEEGVEGLIHVSEMSWTRKIRHPSQMVAVGEQVEAVVLDLKPENRRISLGIKQTVENPWEVISQKYPVGTIIEGKIKNITEFGLFIGIDDDIDGLVHISDISWTKRIKHPSEIYKKNDTIQAVVLDIDKANERFSLGIKQTQVDPWETVAERYDVGKEISGVITNLTDFGVFVELEEGIEGLVHVSEISKENIKSPKEHYQIGETITAKVMNINSDERRIGLSIKRLDEDDDDRYLEEIAKSSKPAASAFGEMLRNNIQEKLEAEKKEN
- the cmk gene encoding (d)CMP kinase; its protein translation is MDRRIITIDGPAGAGKTTVSKALARELGCVYVDTGALYRAVAFEIKRRQINWEDSALLEQFLACLDLDFVMEGREPALTSSGRDISAYIRTNEISMLASATSAVPQVRKALLGIQRSIAGERDAVFEGRDMGTAVFPNASYKFFLTADVKVRARRRFEESNASGISFEKVLEDMVKRDKDDTQRAASPLKQAPDAVLIDATLLDVSQVVEKMKSIIMTV
- the hisC gene encoding histidinol-phosphate transaminase gives rise to the protein MVFSISESVKTIKPYEAGKPLSEVEREYGITNAVKLASNENPFGCSPKVADAVLSKLSGMHRYPEPVPFILCQKLAEKYHVHMENLVIGNGSDDIIALLAHGFLDPGQEAVMPLPSFLMYEISVKTAKGVPVMVPLKDFSTNLDGLVKAVTPQTKMVFVTNPFNPTGAAITKNEFLRFADQLPDNVLIIVDEAYIEFVRDDSVYNSLDAPLTDPRIVTLRTFSKAYGLAGFRIGYGVMDKSVAEILNRIRQPFNVNSLAQVAAQAALEDTEFLSKTISGTHQGIDFLTHKFTEAGFEVLPTQANFIMVDVKTSSRDICEKLLRKGVVVRSMASYGYDTFLRINAGTEQENQTCVDALISVAGN
- a CDS encoding DUF1343 domain-containing protein, producing MTKNLPRVKTGLDTLCDNLPGCLKGKRLGLLANPASITNQFAHAKNVIAQLFPGQICALFSPQHGFFAEKQDNMIESGHFKDPDLKIPVFSLYSETRIPTADMFAPIDTLVIDIQDVGTRVYTFIYTISYCLEMAAELGKSVVILDRPNPVGGIQVEGNILEKECASFVGRYPIPMRHGMTVGEITAYINTTQKIDCDLTVIPMQGWTRDMYWQDTGLVWIPPSPNLPTPLSAMVYPGQVIFEGTNLSEGRGTTLPFEQFGAPYIDTYTLKQRVENRLKGIVMRPVCFQPTSGKWQNQTCKGVQIHVMDTDEYKPYLYSLILLQEIMRAHPDGFQFKAPPYEYEFERLPMDLILGSRKLRKNLEEMNDPLELEKAWQGPLQKFKQESQAFYIYDV